One stretch of Streptomyces sp. R21 DNA includes these proteins:
- a CDS encoding winged helix-turn-helix transcriptional regulator — protein MTTDAFLADCRARLAFDLFSNTWNAVVLWALRDGPRRPTELRERIGGISSKVLNETLRRLQFNGLVDRQADLDAPSRVVYQLTALGRTLLAPIDAVGAWAFEYGDEVMAAQEAACTLAPKPTPPTR, from the coding sequence GTGACGACCGACGCCTTCCTCGCCGACTGCCGCGCCCGACTCGCCTTCGACCTGTTCTCCAACACCTGGAACGCCGTGGTGCTCTGGGCGCTGCGCGACGGCCCCAGACGCCCGACCGAACTACGGGAGCGGATCGGGGGCATCAGCTCCAAGGTCCTCAACGAGACTCTGCGACGACTGCAGTTCAACGGACTGGTCGACCGGCAGGCAGACCTCGACGCACCATCACGGGTTGTGTACCAACTCACCGCTCTGGGCCGGACCTTGCTCGCGCCCATAGACGCCGTCGGCGCATGGGCCTTCGAGTATGGCGATGAGGTCATGGCCGCCCAGGAAGCAGCATGCACGCTGGCCCCGAAGCCCACTCCGCCTACGCGCTGA
- a CDS encoding ASCH domain-containing protein — MEPTCKAWNALGRLLTEGKVKKVYVPSSARVLDDDERELVELARRTIDAHTDAGPDEDGIHTVGGAVMAADYRMFAGVNLYHFTGGPCAELVALGAARAQGARQMRCIVAVGNHGRGVIGPCGRDRQVFVDYYPTMRVIVPTPAGLRSVLAADLMPLAQRWTPEAGMNGLDPSLCQDPETAGPPIIRFNPRYLEVVRSGAKTKTTRFRDPAQLGPARLVFESDPEVVLSAEVTGIRHCLVSDLTNQDAQAEGLTTAAELREGLKGHYPDLAGTDEVDVITFQINDKTGAA; from the coding sequence GTGGAGCCCACCTGCAAGGCGTGGAATGCTCTTGGGCGACTGCTGACGGAAGGGAAGGTCAAAAAGGTGTACGTCCCGTCATCTGCACGAGTTCTCGATGATGACGAGCGTGAGCTCGTGGAGCTGGCACGCCGCACCATAGACGCGCATACCGACGCCGGGCCCGACGAAGACGGGATCCACACGGTGGGCGGCGCGGTCATGGCCGCCGACTACCGGATGTTCGCTGGCGTGAACCTCTACCACTTCACCGGCGGACCCTGCGCCGAACTCGTGGCTCTGGGAGCCGCGCGAGCCCAGGGCGCCCGCCAGATGCGCTGCATCGTCGCCGTGGGAAACCACGGGCGCGGGGTCATCGGCCCGTGCGGGCGAGATCGGCAGGTCTTCGTGGACTACTACCCCACCATGCGCGTCATCGTGCCAACGCCCGCGGGGCTCAGGTCCGTTCTCGCCGCCGACCTGATGCCGCTGGCTCAGCGATGGACCCCGGAGGCGGGCATGAACGGTCTCGACCCATCGCTCTGCCAAGACCCCGAGACGGCCGGTCCCCCGATCATTCGGTTCAACCCCCGCTACCTCGAAGTCGTCCGCTCCGGCGCCAAGACCAAGACCACCCGCTTCCGTGACCCGGCCCAGCTCGGGCCGGCACGGCTGGTGTTTGAGAGCGACCCCGAAGTCGTCCTGTCGGCAGAGGTGACCGGCATCAGGCACTGCCTGGTCAGCGACCTCACCAACCAGGATGCCCAAGCTGAGGGGCTGACGACCGCAGCCGAACTCCGGGAAGGCCTCAAGGGCCACTACCCAGATCTGGCGGGAACCGACGAAGTCGACGTCATCACCTTCCAGATCAACGACAAGACGGGCGCCGCTTAA
- a CDS encoding alpha/beta hydrolase → MTIEVPYQPLPIHQSDVRYAHGPDSAAQPGVPGGETIEFDWNVSKIYPGTSRKFWVHVPARYNPSEPASLMVFQDGWWYLDPDGEVRGAIVLDNLVHRGDIPVTIGVFVDPGVFPGAEDPKNRNSEYDAYDARYVGFLLSEIIPEVTKHYSIAEDPDRWGICGGSSGGNCAFTAAWLRPNKFRRVIAFLSSFAQMPDGNPYPELIPRVPRTPLRIFLQAGHRDLRWNEPEGNWLADNLRVAAALAEGGYDFRLVLGDGGHSPNHGGVLLPDALRWLWRSDEG, encoded by the coding sequence GTGACGATCGAGGTGCCCTACCAGCCGCTTCCGATTCACCAGTCAGACGTTCGCTACGCCCACGGCCCCGACTCTGCTGCACAGCCCGGAGTGCCCGGCGGCGAAACAATCGAGTTCGACTGGAACGTCAGCAAGATCTACCCCGGGACGTCCAGGAAGTTCTGGGTCCACGTGCCCGCGCGTTACAACCCTTCCGAGCCGGCGTCGCTCATGGTGTTCCAGGACGGATGGTGGTACCTCGACCCCGATGGGGAAGTCCGCGGCGCCATCGTCCTGGACAACCTCGTCCACCGTGGCGACATCCCGGTCACCATCGGAGTGTTCGTCGACCCCGGCGTCTTCCCCGGCGCCGAAGATCCGAAGAACCGTAATAGCGAGTACGACGCGTACGACGCTCGGTACGTCGGTTTCCTCCTCAGCGAGATCATCCCAGAGGTCACAAAGCACTACTCGATCGCCGAGGACCCCGACCGGTGGGGCATCTGCGGCGGTAGCAGCGGCGGCAACTGCGCCTTCACCGCGGCATGGCTGCGCCCGAACAAGTTCCGCCGGGTCATCGCGTTCCTGTCCAGCTTCGCGCAGATGCCGGACGGCAACCCCTACCCCGAACTCATTCCCCGCGTTCCCCGCACGCCGCTGCGCATCTTCCTGCAAGCGGGCCATCGTGACCTGCGCTGGAATGAGCCCGAGGGGAATTGGCTCGCCGACAACCTGCGCGTCGCGGCCGCGCTCGCGGAAGGCGGTTACGACTTTCGGCTGGTCCTGGGCGATGGCGGCCACAGCCCCAACCACGGTGGCGTCCTGCTCCCCGATGCCCTTCGCTGGTTGTGGCGGTCCGACGAGGGCTGA
- a CDS encoding NADPH-dependent F420 reductase produces the protein MRIGVLGTGNMADALATHWVRAGHQVIIGGRDAHKAERLATRIGSGAKSASLRAAAAFGQVVLAALPFGAGADVARELHAALEGKVLLDCCNPVGTGFRLLTEGDPSAAQQLAAAAPGAHVVKAFNLCHEDVWRMRPPVFDGRPLAVPVCGDNEMALARVRELVRDVGCEPVRGGGLERAGLLEATAALFITLWVGEGADAQAIAPPLAYAAGPSHQETGGGTGAFR, from the coding sequence ATGAGAATCGGCGTACTGGGCACGGGAAATATGGCCGACGCGCTCGCCACCCATTGGGTGCGGGCCGGGCACCAGGTGATCATCGGCGGACGGGACGCGCATAAGGCGGAGCGGCTCGCGACGCGCATCGGAAGCGGCGCCAAGTCTGCCAGTCTGCGCGCGGCGGCCGCGTTCGGTCAGGTGGTGCTGGCCGCGCTGCCCTTCGGGGCGGGAGCAGATGTGGCACGGGAACTGCACGCGGCCCTGGAGGGCAAGGTGCTGCTCGACTGCTGCAACCCGGTCGGCACGGGCTTCCGACTGCTGACGGAGGGAGACCCCTCCGCCGCGCAACAACTGGCTGCGGCGGCACCGGGAGCCCACGTGGTCAAGGCTTTCAACCTCTGTCACGAGGACGTGTGGCGCATGCGGCCGCCCGTCTTCGACGGGCGACCACTGGCCGTACCGGTCTGCGGGGACAACGAGATGGCCCTCGCACGTGTTCGCGAGTTGGTGCGGGACGTGGGCTGTGAACCCGTACGTGGCGGCGGTCTCGAACGGGCGGGACTCCTGGAAGCGACGGCCGCGCTGTTCATCACGCTGTGGGTCGGCGAGGGAGCGGATGCCCAAGCAATCGCGCCTCCGCTGGCATACGCGGCTGGACCGAGCCACCAGGAAACGGGAGGCGGCACGGGGGCGTTCCGTTAG
- a CDS encoding ArsR/SmtB family transcription factor encodes MRDQPPYLPPPEDVLEIGAPEQFAALSHPLRQRLLFALGHRPATTSQLAAQLDAKKGNVAHHLKVLREAGLVHIAETRQVRGGTERYYQRTARHMVVAEPQAAGTAAMLAAVAQELDRSPAETQLTLRHLRLSPAKAGELGETLAQLVDEAEEDAEDQPVHGVLVALYQQALPTSTTSSA; translated from the coding sequence ATGCGTGATCAGCCTCCCTATCTGCCGCCTCCTGAGGACGTCCTGGAGATCGGTGCGCCTGAGCAGTTCGCGGCGCTCTCCCACCCGTTACGTCAGCGGTTGCTCTTCGCCCTGGGCCACCGGCCTGCCACCACCAGCCAGCTTGCGGCGCAGCTCGATGCGAAGAAGGGCAACGTGGCCCACCACCTCAAAGTGCTGCGCGAAGCCGGGCTGGTCCACATCGCCGAGACCCGCCAGGTCCGCGGCGGCACCGAGCGGTACTACCAGCGCACGGCCCGCCACATGGTCGTCGCCGAGCCCCAAGCGGCAGGCACCGCCGCGATGCTCGCCGCGGTCGCCCAGGAGTTGGACCGCTCTCCCGCCGAGACTCAGCTGACACTGCGCCACCTGCGTCTCAGCCCCGCGAAGGCAGGAGAACTCGGCGAGACCCTCGCCCAACTGGTCGATGAGGCCGAGGAGGATGCAGAAGACCAGCCCGTGCACGGCGTGTTGGTGGCGCTTTACCAGCAGGCTCTGCCGACCAGCACCACCAGTTCCGCCTAG
- a CDS encoding transposase — protein sequence MAGPGDRGLPIGQRRGDGVAGDARIRREQTHKWEERHLLVDQDCLLVDPLVTPADVQDRDAARILLTRLHAEHPENVLVWADNGYGRDEFSTWAQATLRITIKVAPRPKDAKGCPSIGAKPNGKPDHAQFQDP from the coding sequence ATGGCCGGTCCGGGTGATCGTGGACTCCCAATCGGTCAAAGGCGCGGAGACGGTGTCGCAGGCGACGCGCGGATACGACGCGAACAAACACATAAATGGGAGGAGCGGCATCTCCTGGTTGACCAGGACTGCCTGCTCGTCGACCCGCTCGTCACCCCCGCCGACGTCCAGGACCGCGACGCGGCCCGCATCCTGCTGACCCGCCTCCATGCCGAGCACCCCGAGAACGTACTGGTTTGGGCGGACAACGGCTACGGCAGAGACGAGTTCAGCACCTGGGCCCAGGCCACCCTCCGTATCACGATCAAGGTGGCCCCCCGCCCCAAGGACGCCAAGGGCTGCCCGTCCATCGGCGCCAAACCGAACGGCAAACCCGACCATGCCCAGTTCCAGGACCCGTGA
- a CDS encoding helix-turn-helix transcriptional regulator, translated as MPIVVDIDVMLARRKMSVGDLANRVGITPANLAVLKNGRAKAVRFATLAALCEVLRCQPGDLLRWETEDTAGE; from the coding sequence ATGCCGATCGTCGTCGACATCGACGTGATGCTGGCCAGGCGGAAGATGTCCGTGGGCGACCTCGCGAACCGCGTAGGGATCACGCCCGCCAACCTGGCGGTGCTCAAGAACGGCCGTGCCAAGGCGGTGCGCTTTGCGACGCTCGCCGCGCTCTGCGAGGTGCTCAGGTGTCAGCCAGGCGACCTGCTGCGCTGGGAGACGGAGGACACCGCGGGCGAATGA
- a CDS encoding DUF2975 domain-containing protein codes for MRKLTVGALRAVLVVMLAGTVFVQAGMVWALVTGSDPEDGSLPLTPLRVVTILGMVSVQVAVVCVGRLVSMVRRGTVFSHAAFRYVDIVIGAIVAAALMWFAVTALNAPGQRDDPGVTVIMGGVGVAILGVALIVLVLRMLLAQAVARDVEAAQMQAELDEVI; via the coding sequence ATGAGAAAGCTGACAGTGGGTGCGCTGCGGGCCGTGCTCGTGGTGATGCTCGCGGGCACCGTGTTTGTACAGGCCGGGATGGTGTGGGCGTTGGTCACCGGGAGCGATCCGGAGGACGGGTCACTTCCGCTGACCCCGCTGCGCGTTGTCACGATCCTGGGCATGGTGTCGGTCCAGGTCGCCGTGGTCTGCGTAGGGCGGCTGGTGTCGATGGTGCGACGCGGAACCGTGTTCTCCCACGCCGCCTTCCGGTACGTGGACATCGTGATCGGCGCGATCGTCGCGGCTGCCCTCATGTGGTTCGCGGTCACGGCCCTCAATGCGCCGGGCCAGCGGGACGACCCGGGCGTCACCGTCATCATGGGCGGGGTCGGCGTGGCCATTCTGGGGGTCGCGCTCATCGTGCTCGTGCTGCGCATGCTGCTCGCCCAGGCCGTCGCGCGCGACGTCGAAGCGGCGCAGATGCAGGCCGAGTTGGACGAGGTGATCTGA
- a CDS encoding DinB family protein codes for MIDDFAKDNLHGRLRRDRKALLWKLDGLSEYDARRPLTATGTNLLGLVKHVATVEARYFGEVFDRTSPEPLARWQDSNGNDLWATEDETRDQIVAYYRRTWEHSDATINELPLDAPGHVPWWPEPYPNTNLFAIMVHVLGESIRHTGHADILREGLDGRTGIRAEHEKQIDEEARAAYCAKIEQAARSAAPIKA; via the coding sequence GTGATCGATGATTTCGCGAAAGACAACCTGCACGGGAGACTGCGGCGAGACCGCAAGGCGCTGCTCTGGAAACTCGACGGCTTGTCCGAATACGACGCCCGCCGACCTTTGACAGCGACCGGGACCAACCTCCTCGGCCTGGTCAAGCACGTGGCCACCGTCGAGGCCAGGTACTTCGGCGAGGTCTTCGACCGCACTTCCCCGGAACCGCTGGCCCGGTGGCAGGACTCCAACGGCAACGACCTGTGGGCGACCGAGGACGAGACCCGCGATCAGATCGTCGCGTACTACCGGCGCACGTGGGAACACTCGGACGCGACGATCAACGAGCTTCCCCTCGACGCCCCCGGCCACGTGCCGTGGTGGCCGGAGCCTTATCCCAACACGAACCTGTTCGCCATCATGGTCCATGTCCTCGGCGAGTCCATCCGGCATACCGGGCACGCCGATATCCTGCGCGAGGGCCTCGACGGCCGGACAGGGATACGCGCCGAACACGAGAAGCAGATCGACGAGGAAGCCCGTGCAGCCTACTGCGCGAAGATCGAGCAGGCCGCCAGGTCGGCCGCGCCAATCAAGGCATAG
- a CDS encoding VOC family protein: MKTLFVAYRVTDLDCSLDFYTALGYVELGRVESGDGSHLVILKFPGEPAASLELVHRPVAGRVDVGSGVDHLAIQVDTLGATLERLTDAGLEPGPVQYPGGTHGPKTSWLTDPDGYRIELVEWPPGHPDGITAADFS, translated from the coding sequence GTGAAAACGCTCTTCGTCGCCTACCGCGTCACCGACCTGGACTGCTCGCTCGATTTCTACACCGCCCTGGGCTACGTCGAGCTGGGCAGGGTCGAGAGCGGCGACGGGAGTCACCTCGTGATCCTCAAGTTCCCCGGCGAACCGGCGGCCTCGCTCGAACTGGTCCACCGCCCCGTCGCCGGACGCGTCGACGTGGGCAGCGGTGTAGATCACCTCGCGATCCAGGTGGACACACTGGGCGCCACCCTGGAGCGGCTGACCGACGCCGGCCTGGAGCCGGGACCTGTCCAGTACCCGGGCGGCACTCACGGCCCGAAGACGTCGTGGCTCACCGACCCGGATGGCTACCGGATCGAGTTGGTGGAGTGGCCGCCTGGACACCCCGACGGCATCACCGCCGCGGACTTCTCCTGA
- a CDS encoding S41 family peptidase, producing the protein MTTPTKLPPAPVIDETARLLIEHYIFPEIAEQLAGLLQRRLTEGAYDVDDTEDLARLVTADLQSVNGDRHLRLKHHTDPVPPKQGAATLDAMRRDFDTSLGGAPRVELLDGGVAVVELAPMLFPLEWAAEPLSAALTLASRAQALIVDLRSNRGGDPDTVAFVCSYLLEERTHLNTMHWRGGKRSEQSWSLPHVPGARFGGSKPLYVLSSDSTFSAAEELAYDLQQLGRAVVVGEPTRGGAHPCQGWTVHPHLEATIPVGRAINPVSSTNWEGTGVQPDIPCAAADSLAHAHALALARLTG; encoded by the coding sequence ATGACGACTCCAACGAAGCTTCCGCCGGCCCCTGTCATCGACGAGACAGCCCGGCTCCTGATCGAGCACTACATCTTCCCCGAGATAGCCGAGCAGCTCGCCGGTCTGCTGCAACGACGCCTCACCGAAGGCGCCTACGACGTCGACGACACCGAGGATCTCGCCCGGCTGGTCACCGCGGACCTGCAGTCCGTCAACGGCGACCGACACCTGAGACTGAAACACCACACCGACCCGGTGCCCCCAAAGCAGGGCGCTGCCACCCTGGACGCCATGCGCCGGGACTTCGACACCTCGCTGGGCGGTGCGCCCCGGGTGGAGCTGCTCGACGGAGGGGTCGCCGTGGTGGAGCTGGCACCGATGCTGTTTCCGCTGGAGTGGGCCGCCGAACCGCTGAGCGCCGCACTCACCCTGGCCTCCCGCGCCCAGGCGCTGATCGTGGACCTTCGCTCCAACCGGGGCGGCGACCCGGACACGGTCGCCTTCGTCTGCAGCTACCTCCTGGAGGAGCGCACCCACCTCAACACGATGCACTGGCGCGGCGGCAAGCGCAGCGAGCAGTCCTGGAGCCTGCCGCACGTTCCCGGTGCGCGCTTCGGTGGCAGCAAGCCGTTGTATGTGCTCTCCAGCGACAGCACCTTCTCTGCCGCTGAAGAGCTGGCGTACGACCTCCAGCAGCTCGGCCGCGCCGTTGTCGTCGGCGAGCCCACCCGCGGCGGCGCGCACCCGTGCCAGGGCTGGACGGTGCACCCACACCTGGAAGCCACCATCCCCGTCGGCCGCGCCATCAATCCCGTCTCCAGCACGAATTGGGAGGGCACCGGTGTGCAGCCGGACATCCCTTGCGCTGCTGCTGACTCCCTCGCCCACGCGCACGCGCTGGCCCTCGCCCGGCTGACAGGCTGA
- a CDS encoding DnaB-like helicase C-terminal domain-containing protein: MSQPDEEAAINATEARNDLFSLVKRAELGRCTLIHKHRESALLAPLDRLPAARKTDAFPSHTLSAAQKDFGELITLAAQGQPQVLRRGRTPVAVLLPVNTTSGAPLPDTTAHTGAVPAGGAVNSPHDQNSGSAPRRLATLGDAIGAVLASGPTGGRMFGLAGLDAATGGLQPGRLTLVAAAPNVGGSLLGLAAARQTALVDNHRVLYAASGPNQADIMRRIISAETGGDYPRLKQGRLTAHEQRVAQELVQAPLLIDDGSDLTAEAIAETAPYVPDLALVVVDRLQATHNPRLPLSGDRLPAASQVLASLARTLHVPVLAIVDSADPTLLDLLDADVLLSLTPTEDPSEVQVAIAERDFGTIGSAYLSPDLLHARFLDAGAAPGDRTGGEGIARSLGSALEQELAEAALPYTSGAQQGLPASVTHVFAALRTALAKRDPEALAELGPELTRAASAPPQLPDTAEGRRLAAALQAYGPGAPADTIGQPAATLATAENGHAVDVEEDTETEEELQPGDEEDEPTTAVFPALKLLKDAVDRSKMHPIRVIRIEERESGPWPLISEHMDGEPRWVHPDVTRTRVPYDRPNGKRVRRDQLDVPDAFGDGVLCLIDRNGSYPSACSAVPLAPNKLLHTGPLEAFDKSSAGIYLIDIPHWPRTDMPHPLGRIIDRPDEQGRVWVTTPHIRQLGKLVREGHLATMPTICDSWTGKANESLFKPFYEAARQARIELVQAGGEPYKAYKTRLSITLRLLWAKRPEQKSPFWRPDWRMSMVAEASVRHWTVAFKAVQEGHRLIALRNVDAAVFWTPADTPPATYRIGTGFGEVKAKFIQPGEMIPEGDD; the protein is encoded by the coding sequence GTGAGTCAACCGGACGAAGAGGCCGCGATAAACGCGACCGAGGCACGGAACGATCTCTTCTCCCTGGTGAAGCGGGCCGAGCTGGGACGTTGCACGCTGATCCACAAGCATCGGGAGAGTGCTCTGCTCGCGCCGCTGGACCGGCTTCCGGCAGCACGGAAGACCGATGCGTTCCCGTCCCACACACTGAGTGCGGCGCAGAAGGACTTCGGCGAACTCATCACGCTGGCAGCCCAGGGGCAGCCGCAGGTGCTCCGACGGGGCCGTACCCCGGTCGCGGTATTGCTACCCGTCAACACCACGTCAGGTGCTCCCTTGCCCGACACAACCGCCCACACCGGCGCGGTGCCCGCAGGAGGTGCGGTGAACAGCCCACACGATCAGAACAGTGGCAGTGCACCGCGCAGGCTCGCCACGCTGGGCGACGCCATCGGTGCCGTGCTCGCCTCCGGCCCGACCGGTGGCCGCATGTTCGGGCTGGCTGGCCTGGACGCCGCGACAGGCGGTCTGCAGCCCGGGCGGCTGACGCTGGTGGCGGCCGCCCCGAACGTGGGCGGAAGTCTGCTGGGCCTGGCCGCCGCACGGCAGACCGCGCTCGTCGACAACCACCGGGTCCTGTACGCGGCGTCGGGACCGAACCAGGCCGACATCATGCGCCGGATCATCTCCGCGGAGACCGGGGGCGACTACCCGCGGCTGAAGCAGGGCCGCCTCACCGCGCACGAGCAGCGAGTGGCCCAGGAGTTGGTCCAGGCGCCGCTGCTGATCGACGACGGCAGTGATCTGACCGCCGAGGCGATCGCGGAGACCGCCCCCTACGTCCCGGACCTGGCCCTGGTGGTCGTGGACCGGCTCCAGGCCACCCACAACCCTCGGCTTCCCCTGTCCGGTGACCGTCTCCCGGCCGCCTCGCAGGTCCTGGCCTCCCTCGCGCGCACCCTGCATGTGCCGGTGCTCGCCATCGTGGACAGCGCCGATCCCACACTCCTGGATCTCCTGGACGCCGACGTCCTGCTGTCGCTCACACCGACCGAGGACCCCTCCGAGGTCCAAGTGGCCATCGCCGAGCGCGACTTCGGCACGATTGGCTCGGCGTACCTGAGCCCCGACCTGCTGCACGCCCGCTTCCTCGACGCCGGAGCCGCCCCGGGCGACCGTACGGGCGGCGAAGGAATCGCGCGGTCTCTGGGCAGCGCGCTGGAACAGGAGCTGGCTGAAGCCGCGCTCCCGTACACTTCCGGCGCCCAGCAGGGGCTGCCGGCCTCCGTCACCCACGTGTTCGCGGCCCTGCGCACCGCACTGGCCAAGCGTGACCCCGAAGCCCTTGCGGAACTCGGGCCGGAGCTGACTCGGGCAGCTTCGGCACCGCCGCAGCTGCCCGACACCGCCGAGGGGCGCCGCCTCGCCGCCGCGCTGCAGGCGTACGGCCCCGGCGCGCCCGCCGACACCATTGGGCAGCCCGCAGCTACCCTAGCCACCGCGGAAAACGGTCACGCAGTGGACGTAGAAGAGGACACAGAAACAGAAGAGGAACTTCAGCCGGGGGACGAGGAAGACGAGCCGACGACCGCGGTCTTCCCCGCACTGAAGCTCCTCAAGGACGCGGTCGACCGCTCGAAGATGCACCCGATCAGGGTCATCCGTATCGAGGAGCGGGAAAGCGGTCCGTGGCCACTGATCAGTGAGCACATGGACGGCGAACCGCGCTGGGTACACCCCGACGTCACCAGAACGCGCGTCCCCTACGACAGGCCGAACGGGAAGCGAGTCCGGCGGGATCAGCTCGATGTGCCCGACGCGTTCGGCGACGGAGTGCTGTGCCTGATCGACCGCAACGGCAGCTACCCGTCCGCCTGTTCAGCCGTCCCCCTCGCTCCGAACAAGCTGCTGCACACCGGGCCCCTTGAAGCGTTCGACAAATCCAGTGCCGGTATCTACCTCATCGACATCCCGCACTGGCCCCGCACGGACATGCCACACCCACTGGGCCGGATCATCGATCGGCCCGACGAGCAGGGCCGCGTGTGGGTCACCACCCCGCACATCAGGCAGTTGGGGAAGCTCGTCCGCGAGGGCCACCTCGCCACGATGCCGACCATCTGCGACTCGTGGACGGGGAAAGCCAACGAGTCGCTGTTCAAGCCGTTCTACGAGGCGGCCCGGCAGGCGCGCATCGAGCTCGTCCAGGCCGGTGGCGAGCCGTACAAGGCGTACAAGACGCGGCTGTCCATCACGCTTCGTCTGCTGTGGGCCAAGCGGCCGGAGCAGAAGTCCCCGTTCTGGCGGCCGGACTGGCGCATGAGCATGGTCGCCGAGGCGTCCGTCCGTCACTGGACCGTCGCCTTCAAGGCGGTCCAGGAGGGCCACAGGCTCATTGCCTTGCGCAACGTCGACGCGGCCGTCTTCTGGACACCCGCGGACACGCCGCCCGCCACGTACCGGATCGGGACCGGTTTCGGCGAGGTCAAGGCCAAGTTCATCCAGCCGGGCGAGATGATCCCCGAGGGTGACGACTGA
- a CDS encoding transposase translates to MLPSFAARPQRGRTAPCDERAVFPAVVYALTSGYAWRHLPPTFGTSPATAHRRFTVWTEAGLWRRLHQAMLDELRARARWTGPRRSSTQPPFAPKGGR, encoded by the coding sequence TTGCTGCCGTCGTTCGCTGCTCGTCCGCAACGTGGTCGGACCGCTCCGTGTGACGAGCGGGCCGTGTTCCCTGCAGTGGTGTACGCGCTGACCAGCGGCTATGCCTGGCGGCATCTGCCGCCGACGTTCGGCACGTCGCCCGCCACCGCGCATCGCCGCTTCACGGTATGGACGGAGGCCGGCCTGTGGCGTCGGCTGCACCAGGCGATGCTGGACGAACTCAGGGCCCGGGCGAGGTGGACTGGACCTCGGCGATCGTCAACGCAGCCTCCGTTCGCGCCAAAAGGGGGACGCTGA
- a CDS encoding dihydrofolate reductase family protein — protein sequence MSNPIRLYMSMSLDGYVAGPDDRRGQELGRAGGRLFNWLDDRESDGPSGQVYREALATGAVISGRRTFELAGRWQGDHHDGVPIFVLTHHVDDGDVPPGHARFVTNVEDCARQARAAAGDRPVMVHGAGAAQALLRAGQMDEMEIHLVQVLLGDGRRLFDHFGGDHIELDLVRRLEDRDVTHLRYRVRRPEEAA from the coding sequence ATGAGCAATCCGATTCGGCTGTACATGTCGATGTCGCTCGACGGCTACGTCGCCGGTCCGGACGACCGACGGGGCCAGGAGCTCGGACGCGCCGGTGGACGTCTTTTCAACTGGCTCGACGATCGGGAGTCCGACGGTCCCAGCGGACAGGTCTACCGCGAGGCGCTGGCAACCGGAGCGGTAATCTCCGGCCGTCGGACCTTCGAACTCGCCGGGCGTTGGCAGGGCGACCATCACGACGGTGTGCCGATCTTCGTCCTCACCCACCATGTGGATGACGGGGACGTGCCACCAGGCCACGCGCGATTCGTCACCAACGTCGAGGACTGCGCCCGTCAGGCTCGCGCGGCCGCCGGTGACCGGCCGGTCATGGTCCATGGGGCAGGCGCGGCCCAGGCGCTCCTGCGAGCCGGGCAGATGGACGAGATGGAGATCCACCTGGTTCAGGTCCTCCTCGGGGACGGCCGACGACTCTTCGACCACTTCGGTGGCGATCACATCGAACTCGACCTCGTCCGACGGCTCGAGGACCGAGACGTCACGCACCTCCGCTACCGCGTGCGCCGACCCGAGGAGGCCGCGTGA